A genomic stretch from Flavobacterium sp. KS-LB2 includes:
- a CDS encoding NADP-dependent glyceraldehyde-3-phosphate dehydrogenase, which produces MNVIPEEYQISTLLNQDTYLVDGELKKWTGQTTPVFSTISSTEEYGPTILGSIPFMGEAEALEAVNAASAAYNNGQGLWPTMKVADRIKCMENFVTQMKTTRKEVVKLLMWEIGKSLGDSEKEFDRTVEYIYDTIDSLKELNSRSAHFSKVQGINAMVRRGPLGVVLCLGPYNYPLNETFSLLIPALIMGNPVIFKPAKHGVLLISPLLEAFRSSFPKGAINIVYGRGREVASPIMKSGKVDILALIGNSKSAIALQDQHPNKNRLRLILGLEAKNPAIILPDADLDLAIQECIAGSLSFNGQRCTALKVLYVHESIADEFNKRFAAKVDALVFGNPWDAAVFLTPLPEKEKPAYIQELIDDATSKGASIINEKGGKHSSNYIFPAVLYPINKEMSVYHEEQFGPVVPIISFKDIQEPLNDMAESNYGQQVSLFGKDIKTIAPLIDALVNLVCRVNLNSSCQRGPDVFPFTGRKDSAVGTLSIHDALRSFSIRTFVASKDNEYNNAILQELLSSKESNFINTDYIL; this is translated from the coding sequence ATGAATGTAATACCAGAAGAATATCAAATTAGTACATTGTTAAATCAAGATACGTATTTAGTTGACGGAGAATTAAAAAAATGGACGGGTCAGACCACTCCAGTTTTTTCAACGATTTCATCTACAGAAGAATATGGCCCAACTATATTAGGTTCAATTCCTTTTATGGGTGAAGCGGAGGCTTTGGAAGCAGTCAATGCAGCCAGTGCAGCGTATAATAATGGTCAAGGATTATGGCCTACGATGAAAGTGGCCGATCGTATAAAGTGTATGGAAAATTTTGTTACACAAATGAAAACAACCCGCAAGGAAGTTGTTAAATTATTGATGTGGGAAATTGGAAAATCATTGGGTGATTCTGAAAAAGAATTTGACAGAACAGTAGAATATATTTACGATACAATCGACAGTTTGAAAGAATTAAACAGCCGAAGTGCTCATTTTTCTAAAGTGCAAGGAATAAATGCCATGGTTCGTAGAGGACCGCTTGGTGTTGTTTTATGCCTTGGGCCCTATAATTACCCGTTGAATGAGACTTTTTCGTTGCTGATTCCTGCTTTGATTATGGGGAATCCTGTGATTTTTAAACCTGCTAAACACGGTGTGTTGTTAATTTCACCTTTATTGGAGGCTTTCAGAAGTAGTTTTCCAAAAGGAGCCATCAACATTGTGTACGGCCGTGGACGTGAAGTGGCTTCGCCAATAATGAAATCTGGGAAAGTAGATATTTTGGCTTTAATCGGAAACAGTAAATCAGCAATTGCATTACAAGATCAACATCCTAATAAAAACAGATTGCGTTTGATATTAGGTTTGGAGGCAAAAAATCCTGCAATAATCCTTCCGGATGCCGATTTAGATTTGGCTATACAAGAATGTATTGCGGGTTCTTTATCCTTCAATGGACAACGTTGTACGGCTTTGAAAGTTTTGTATGTGCACGAGTCTATTGCAGATGAATTTAACAAGCGTTTTGCTGCCAAAGTAGACGCATTGGTTTTTGGAAATCCTTGGGATGCAGCTGTTTTTTTAACGCCTTTACCAGAAAAAGAAAAACCAGCATACATTCAGGAATTAATTGATGATGCTACTAGTAAAGGTGCTTCGATAATCAATGAAAAAGGAGGAAAGCATTCGTCAAATTATATTTTTCCTGCAGTATTATACCCTATAAATAAAGAAATGAGTGTGTATCACGAAGAGCAATTTGGTCCTGTTGTCCCTATTATTTCTTTCAAAGACATTCAAGAGCCTTTGAACGATATGGCCGAATCAAATTACGGACAACAAGTGAGTTTGTTTGGAAAAGACATTAAAACAATTGCGCCGCTTATTGATGCTTTGGTAAATTTAGTGTGCAGAGTAAACTTGAATAGTTCTTGCCAGAGAGGACCAGATGTTTTCCCTTTTACAGGAAGAAAAGATTCGGCAGTAGGAACATTGAGTATCCACGATGCCCTGCGTTCCTTCTCGATTAGAACCTTTGTTGCCTCTAAAGACAATGAGTATAACAATGCTATTTTACAAGAATTATTGAGCAGTAAAGAATCTAATTTTATTAATACCGATTATATTTTGTAA
- a CDS encoding rhodanese-like domain-containing protein, translating into MNLTQEDWVSQFETDENAVILDVRTEAEFNEGIIANAINIDIHLGQGFIAEIEALDKTKNYYVYCRSGMRSAKACEIMNELGFENAYNLMGGIMEWDGEVVAP; encoded by the coding sequence ATGAATTTAACACAAGAAGATTGGGTTTCTCAATTTGAAACTGACGAAAACGCAGTAATTTTAGACGTGAGAACCGAAGCCGAATTTAACGAAGGAATTATAGCTAATGCCATTAATATCGATATCCATTTAGGACAAGGTTTTATCGCTGAGATTGAAGCATTAGACAAAACCAAAAACTATTATGTGTATTGTCGATCCGGAATGCGAAGTGCAAAAGCCTGTGAAATTATGAACGAGCTGGGTTTTGAAAATGCCTATAATTTAATGGGTGGTATTATGGAATGGGATGGAGAAGTAGTTGCTCCATAA
- a CDS encoding LOG family protein: MEKPHQYRLSKSESLFVREPLTRLKNLFFIFKVQYNFIRAFQKMHFIGPCVTVFGSARFGPETEHYKNAEKIGAEIAKLGFTIMTGGGPGIMEAANKGAYEAGGYSVGSNIALPIEQKPNPYLHKWIYIPYFFVRKVILVKYSYAFVVMPGGIGTLDELFEALTLIQNKIINNFPIVIFDTEYHKELCHHIQVMSQNESISPEDMSLLFVTDSVEELIEHLKKHAIKKFGLKKLEYKSKRWI; encoded by the coding sequence ATGGAAAAGCCACACCAATATAGACTTTCAAAATCCGAATCTTTATTTGTAAGAGAGCCTTTGACACGATTAAAAAACTTATTTTTTATTTTCAAAGTCCAATACAACTTCATAAGAGCTTTTCAAAAAATGCATTTTATTGGTCCTTGTGTTACTGTTTTTGGCTCAGCGCGATTTGGCCCAGAAACCGAACATTATAAAAATGCCGAAAAAATTGGTGCCGAAATAGCAAAACTAGGGTTTACAATAATGACTGGAGGTGGTCCTGGAATTATGGAAGCTGCAAATAAAGGGGCTTATGAAGCAGGAGGATATTCTGTAGGATCTAATATTGCGCTTCCTATTGAGCAAAAACCAAATCCCTACTTACACAAATGGATCTATATTCCGTACTTCTTTGTGAGAAAAGTGATTCTAGTAAAGTATTCCTATGCTTTTGTAGTTATGCCAGGAGGAATTGGAACGCTTGACGAATTATTTGAAGCATTAACTCTGATTCAAAACAAAATAATTAATAATTTCCCGATAGTAATATTTGATACTGAATACCACAAAGAATTGTGTCATCATATTCAAGTGATGTCGCAAAATGAAAGTATCAGCCCCGAAGATATGAGTTTGTTATTTGTGACTGACTCCGTAGAGGAATTGATTGAACATTTAAAGAAACATGCTATCAAAAAATTTGGTTTAAAAAAGCTGGAATACAAATCTAAACGATGGATTTGA
- a CDS encoding sulfite exporter TauE/SafE family protein yields the protein MEYLGYVASIIIGLSLGLIGGGGSILTIPILVYLFKINPEIATSYSLFIVGITSLFGCISHYKMGNLKVKSALYFAIPSIFSILIVREVIFPKIASTIFSIASYQVSKNFLIMIVFSVLMIAAAVAMIRKTKNIPTPPTTNYTQLGIIGFIIGIVTGFLGAGGGFLIIPALLFFANLPMKQAIGTSLLIIFINSFIGFGGDVFKGISIDYKLLFTISIIAIIGMFIGTYLSKKIDGAKLKPAFGWFVLVMGIYIIIKELFLN from the coding sequence ATGGAATATTTAGGCTATGTTGCTTCAATTATTATTGGACTCTCATTAGGATTGATTGGAGGTGGAGGATCTATACTTACTATTCCTATTTTAGTTTATCTCTTCAAAATAAATCCAGAAATTGCCACTAGCTACTCGTTGTTTATAGTGGGGATTACTTCCTTATTTGGCTGTATCAGTCACTATAAAATGGGAAATCTTAAAGTTAAATCGGCGCTATATTTTGCTATTCCTTCGATTTTTTCTATCCTAATTGTCAGAGAAGTCATCTTTCCAAAAATAGCATCCACCATTTTTTCAATCGCCTCTTATCAAGTATCAAAAAACTTTCTGATTATGATAGTTTTTTCAGTACTCATGATTGCTGCCGCTGTAGCGATGATTCGCAAAACAAAAAACATTCCTACTCCACCTACAACAAACTATACACAGCTAGGAATCATAGGATTCATCATTGGGATTGTGACTGGATTCCTTGGAGCTGGAGGCGGTTTTTTGATCATACCAGCGTTACTTTTTTTTGCAAATTTACCTATGAAACAAGCCATTGGCACCTCATTATTGATTATCTTTATTAATTCATTTATTGGTTTTGGCGGAGACGTTTTTAAAGGCATCTCTATTGATTATAAACTACTTTTTACCATTTCGATCATTGCCATCATTGGAATGTTTATAGGCACTTATTTATCTAAAAAAATTGATGGTGCAAAACTTAAACCAGCTTTTGGTTGGTTTGTATTAGTGATGGGAATTTATATTATTATCAAAGAATTATTCTTAAACTAA
- a CDS encoding Crp/Fnr family transcriptional regulator, with the protein MLDPIKKNFPSFSNDLVKEIDANATIHSYQAGTIIIRTGQYIKNTVLVISGKIKIYREDENGGEFFMYYLQPGQACAISMICATKNEKSQIMAKVVEDVELIMVPLPLMDKWMMQHRSWYEFVISSYRSRFEEVLEVIDSIAFRAMDERLEFYLKRHADACGCKELKLSHQEIASELNTSREVVSRLLKKMEQRGIVSLHRNNIELLK; encoded by the coding sequence ATGCTTGATCCTATAAAAAAAAATTTTCCTTCATTTTCCAATGATTTAGTGAAAGAAATAGATGCTAATGCAACTATTCATTCCTATCAAGCAGGAACAATTATTATACGAACTGGGCAGTACATCAAAAACACTGTTTTAGTAATTAGTGGGAAAATAAAGATTTATCGTGAGGATGAAAATGGTGGTGAATTCTTCATGTATTATTTGCAACCTGGACAAGCTTGTGCAATTTCTATGATTTGTGCTACCAAAAACGAGAAAAGCCAAATAATGGCTAAAGTAGTTGAAGATGTTGAATTGATTATGGTTCCACTTCCGTTAATGGATAAGTGGATGATGCAACACCGCAGTTGGTATGAATTTGTCATTAGTTCGTATCGCAGTCGCTTTGAAGAAGTATTAGAAGTTATTGACAGCATTGCTTTTAGAGCAATGGATGAGCGACTGGAATTTTATTTAAAACGACATGCCGATGCTTGTGGTTGTAAAGAATTGAAGCTATCACATCAGGAAATCGCATCCGAGTTGAATACCTCAAGAGAGGTAGTTTCACGTTTGTTAAAAAAAATGGAACAACGTGGTATCGTTTCCTTACATCGCAACAACATTGAACTTTTAAAATAA
- the trxA gene encoding thioredoxin yields the protein MSNFDTIINSDKPVLIDFFATWCGPCKMLSPILREVKDSLGDTVSIIKIDVDKNQQISSQYQVRGVPTMILFQNGKQLWRQSGVLSKEEIIKTVLEKSNK from the coding sequence ATGAGTAATTTTGATACGATTATCAATTCAGACAAACCAGTCTTAATAGACTTTTTTGCCACATGGTGCGGACCTTGTAAAATGCTAAGTCCCATTTTGAGAGAAGTAAAAGACAGCTTAGGTGATACCGTTTCCATCATTAAAATTGATGTGGACAAAAACCAACAAATTTCAAGTCAATATCAGGTTCGTGGCGTTCCTACTATGATTTTATTTCAAAATGGAAAACAATTATGGAGACAATCTGGTGTACTATCCAAAGAGGAAATTATCAAAACTGTTTTGGAAAAGAGCAATAAATAG
- a CDS encoding response regulator: protein MENIENKAGDFQQKKHSIIDSKFPEVDALKLIHELEMHQIELEQQKEQLILAKEQAEIATKKYTELYDFAPSGYFTLTNLGTIAQLNLTGSKLLQKDKSKLINSQFSDFISADTKLLFDRFLDSVFKKNIKECCEVKLLLDNNRTINVYLTGVLTENSTEVLIAAVDITQIKLTKSALKESEDRYGELLNNLDIGIILHNKDTSIIFSNTKASQLIGLNKDQMNGKRVFDPIWDFIGEDNNYLDQENYPVNQILTHKTSLKKTIIGIKKREDESIQWFLLNGFPVFNSDGEITQVVISFIEITELKKLEIELIQARDQAEAANRAKSSFLTNMSHEIRTPLNGIIGFTDLLMKTKLDKNQTEYMNTVHESATILIDIINNILDFSKIESGKLELNIEEVNLIELIHHVIDIFKYDAELRKIDLLLNLDKNVPNYVFVDSVRLKQILVNLIGNAMKFTKEGSVALSVKTVATENENQCRLQFLVKDTGIGIKDENHQKIFQSFVQEDNTITQKYGGTGLGLAITNQLLALMNSTLELNSHYGEGSTFFFTVALAKSNHENNLEYLDCNLENEEESLKIKNVSNKRILVVEDNKINMLLIKTLLKSILPGSIILEASDGKKAIKLYKKEELDLILMDIQMPHKNGYETTTEIKKLKKYNNIPIIALTAGIMLGEKEKCLESGMDDYLSKPIIRSDLEQVLFKWLKLKNFVVKSIV, encoded by the coding sequence ATGGAAAATATTGAGAATAAGGCAGGAGATTTCCAACAAAAAAAGCATTCAATAATTGATTCAAAATTTCCAGAAGTGGATGCATTAAAACTAATCCATGAATTAGAAATGCATCAAATAGAATTAGAGCAGCAAAAAGAACAACTTATTTTAGCCAAAGAACAAGCTGAAATTGCTACGAAAAAATATACTGAATTGTATGATTTTGCTCCTTCAGGGTATTTTACATTAACAAACTTAGGGACAATTGCGCAACTCAATCTTACTGGATCTAAATTATTACAAAAAGACAAATCAAAATTGATAAACAGTCAATTTAGTGATTTTATCTCAGCTGACACAAAGTTACTCTTCGATAGATTTTTAGATTCTGTTTTCAAAAAAAATATAAAAGAATGTTGTGAAGTTAAATTACTTTTAGATAATAATCGTACCATAAATGTATATTTAACAGGTGTTTTGACTGAAAATAGTACCGAAGTTCTAATTGCTGCAGTAGATATTACGCAGATAAAGTTGACTAAATCTGCTCTTAAAGAAAGTGAGGATCGGTATGGAGAATTATTGAACAACCTAGACATTGGTATTATCTTGCACAACAAGGACACTTCAATCATTTTTTCTAATACTAAAGCTTCTCAATTGATAGGCTTGAATAAAGATCAGATGAATGGCAAAAGAGTTTTTGATCCTATTTGGGACTTTATAGGTGAAGATAATAACTATTTGGATCAAGAGAATTACCCAGTAAACCAGATTCTAACTCATAAAACCTCTCTTAAAAAAACTATTATTGGAATAAAAAAAAGAGAGGATGAATCCATTCAATGGTTTTTGTTAAATGGTTTCCCTGTTTTTAATAGTGATGGAGAAATTACCCAAGTAGTAATTAGTTTTATTGAAATTACGGAGCTAAAAAAATTAGAAATTGAATTGATTCAAGCAAGAGATCAAGCCGAAGCAGCGAATAGAGCTAAATCGAGTTTTTTAACTAATATGAGTCACGAAATTAGGACTCCTTTGAACGGAATAATTGGATTTACAGATTTGTTGATGAAAACAAAGCTGGATAAAAATCAGACTGAATATATGAATACCGTTCATGAATCAGCTACTATATTAATTGATATTATCAATAATATTTTAGATTTTTCAAAAATTGAATCGGGTAAATTAGAATTGAATATTGAAGAAGTTAATCTTATTGAACTGATTCATCATGTAATAGATATTTTTAAATATGATGCAGAATTACGCAAAATAGATTTATTATTAAATCTGGATAAAAATGTTCCGAATTATGTTTTCGTGGATTCTGTCCGATTGAAACAGATTCTTGTAAATTTAATTGGTAATGCAATGAAATTTACAAAGGAAGGCTCTGTTGCTTTAAGTGTTAAAACTGTAGCTACAGAAAATGAAAATCAATGTCGTTTGCAGTTTTTGGTTAAAGACACTGGTATTGGCATAAAAGATGAAAATCATCAAAAAATATTTCAATCGTTTGTCCAAGAGGACAATACGATTACGCAAAAATATGGGGGAACAGGTTTAGGATTAGCGATTACAAACCAACTTTTAGCTTTAATGAACAGTACTTTAGAACTGAACAGTCATTACGGAGAAGGAAGTACATTTTTCTTTACAGTTGCATTAGCTAAATCAAACCATGAAAATAATTTAGAATATTTAGATTGTAATCTTGAAAACGAAGAGGAATCGCTCAAGATCAAAAATGTTTCAAATAAAAGAATATTAGTAGTTGAAGACAATAAAATCAATATGTTATTGATAAAAACATTACTTAAATCGATTCTTCCGGGAAGTATAATACTCGAAGCTTCAGATGGAAAAAAAGCAATCAAATTGTATAAAAAAGAGGAATTAGACCTTATTTTAATGGATATTCAAATGCCACACAAAAATGGTTATGAAACTACCACCGAAATTAAAAAACTAAAGAAATACAATAATATTCCTATAATTGCACTAACTGCCGGAATTATGTTAGGTGAAAAGGAAAAGTGTTTAGAATCAGGAATGGATGATTATCTTTCGAAACCAATTATACGATCTGACTTGGAACAAGTGCTTTTTAAATGGTTAAAACTTAAAAACTTTGTAGTCAAATCCATCGTTTAG
- a CDS encoding methyltransferase domain-containing protein has protein sequence MSELKCCITSCEKPLDASYWESQYEAKTTGWDLGTIAPPLQTYIDTISDKNCKILIPGCGNSYEAEYLLEQGFTAITVIDIAPTAVAKLKEKFKNNTNIQIILGDFFEHQGKYDVIIEQTFFCALPPSMRQKYVWKMHQLLSEEGILAGLLFNRTFESGPPFGGSKEEYEMLFKGAFDILKMEVCPNSIAPRANSELVFELKKNARVAVRHYDFEGITCSDCMKTITKKLLEIEGIINVSMNTNFDEVLIVSKNEVAIEALQQVISYDEKYLIKKTNQ, from the coding sequence ATGTCTGAGTTAAAATGCTGTATCACTTCTTGTGAAAAACCACTTGATGCATCCTATTGGGAATCGCAATATGAGGCCAAAACTACTGGTTGGGATTTAGGCACAATAGCGCCACCATTACAAACGTATATAGATACTATTTCAGATAAAAATTGTAAGATTTTGATTCCTGGTTGTGGCAACAGTTATGAGGCAGAATATCTTCTAGAACAAGGCTTTACTGCTATTACGGTTATCGATATTGCACCAACTGCAGTTGCTAAACTAAAAGAAAAATTCAAAAACAATACTAACATTCAAATTATACTGGGTGATTTCTTTGAACATCAAGGAAAATATGATGTAATTATTGAACAAACATTTTTTTGTGCCTTGCCACCTAGTATGCGTCAAAAATATGTTTGGAAAATGCACCAACTCTTATCAGAAGAAGGAATTCTGGCGGGATTACTATTTAATAGAACGTTTGAATCTGGACCACCTTTTGGCGGAAGCAAAGAAGAATATGAAATGCTTTTCAAAGGAGCTTTTGATATTTTAAAAATGGAAGTATGTCCAAATTCAATTGCTCCAAGAGCGAACTCAGAATTAGTATTCGAACTGAAAAAGAACGCTCGAGTTGCTGTTAGACACTATGACTTTGAAGGAATTACATGCAGTGACTGTATGAAAACCATCACAAAAAAACTGCTGGAAATTGAGGGAATTATAAATGTGAGCATGAACACTAATTTTGATGAAGTACTGATTGTCAGCAAAAATGAAGTAGCAATCGAAGCATTGCAACAGGTTATTTCTTATGACGAGAAGTATCTAATCAAAAAAACAAACCAATAA
- a CDS encoding YgaP family membrane protein: protein MKKNMGLTDKIIRIVLAAIVAILYFTNTISGTLALVLGLFAFIFLLTSFVSFCPLYAPFGISTRKKV, encoded by the coding sequence ATGAAAAAAAATATGGGATTAACAGACAAAATTATTCGTATCGTATTGGCAGCAATTGTAGCCATACTGTATTTTACGAATACAATCAGCGGTACTCTAGCGCTTGTTTTAGGACTATTTGCCTTTATTTTTTTACTAACTAGTTTTGTGAGCTTTTGCCCTTTATATGCTCCGTTTGGAATTTCAACCCGAAAAAAAGTATAA
- a CDS encoding MBL fold metallo-hydrolase, producing the protein MQIEQIYTGCLAQGAYYITSNGEAAIIDPLRETQPYLDRLERDNVTLKYIFETHFHADFVSGHLDLSRATGAPIVYGPNAACEFECISANDGQEFSIGNIKIKVLHTPGHTMESTTFLLIDENGKDHAIFSGDTLFIGDVGRPDLAQKAAHLTQEQLAGILFHSLRDKIMTLADDVIVYPAHGAGSACGKNMSKETVSTIGNQKATNYALRANMTEAEFIQEVTEGLLPPPAYFGMNVAMNKKGYDSFENVLHLGMRALSPEEFEVAAEETGALILDTRKNGEFAKGFIPQSINIGIDGDFAPWVGALIANVKQPILIVSEVGQEEETVTRLSRVGFDNLIGHLEGGFAAWTKAGKEIDIVNRITAEQLAKEVKIGESLIIDIRRESEYCAEHIDEAYNKPLAAINDWIKDINPKEHFYLHCAGGYRSMIAASILEARGFRNFTEIEGGFNAIAKTDIPKTDFVCQSKVLK; encoded by the coding sequence ATGCAAATAGAACAAATATATACGGGATGTTTAGCACAGGGTGCTTACTACATCACCTCAAATGGTGAAGCAGCTATTATTGATCCGTTACGAGAAACACAACCCTATTTAGACCGATTAGAACGAGATAATGTAACTTTAAAATATATTTTTGAAACTCATTTTCATGCTGATTTTGTTTCTGGCCACCTAGATTTAAGCCGAGCAACTGGCGCTCCTATTGTGTATGGTCCAAATGCAGCCTGTGAATTTGAATGTATTTCTGCTAATGATGGACAGGAATTTTCTATTGGAAACATCAAAATAAAAGTATTGCACACTCCTGGACATACCATGGAAAGTACTACTTTTTTATTGATTGATGAAAACGGAAAAGATCATGCTATTTTCTCGGGAGATACTTTGTTTATTGGAGATGTAGGAAGACCAGATCTAGCACAAAAAGCGGCACACCTAACACAAGAACAATTAGCAGGTATCCTATTTCATTCCTTAAGAGACAAGATTATGACTCTGGCAGATGATGTCATTGTTTATCCGGCTCATGGTGCAGGAAGTGCCTGTGGTAAAAATATGAGTAAAGAAACCGTATCTACTATTGGCAACCAAAAAGCAACAAATTATGCCTTGCGTGCCAACATGACTGAAGCCGAATTCATACAAGAAGTTACTGAAGGTTTATTGCCTCCTCCAGCCTATTTTGGTATGAATGTGGCCATGAATAAAAAAGGATATGACAGTTTTGAAAACGTATTGCACTTAGGAATGCGTGCGCTATCTCCAGAAGAATTTGAAGTGGCTGCCGAAGAAACTGGAGCCTTAATTTTAGACACCCGAAAAAATGGGGAATTTGCTAAAGGGTTTATTCCTCAATCCATAAATATTGGAATTGATGGTGATTTTGCACCTTGGGTTGGTGCTTTGATTGCCAATGTGAAGCAACCCATATTAATAGTTTCTGAAGTGGGGCAAGAAGAAGAAACCGTTACGCGTTTAAGTCGCGTGGGCTTTGATAATCTAATCGGGCACTTAGAAGGTGGTTTTGCTGCTTGGACAAAAGCTGGAAAAGAAATTGATATCGTAAATAGAATCACAGCCGAACAATTGGCCAAAGAAGTTAAAATTGGTGAAAGTCTAATAATCGATATCCGTAGAGAAAGTGAATACTGCGCTGAACACATCGATGAGGCCTACAACAAGCCTTTAGCGGCAATAAATGACTGGATAAAAGATATCAATCCAAAAGAACATTTTTACTTACATTGTGCAGGCGGATACCGCAGCATGATTGCGGCTTCGATACTGGAAGCTCGTGGTTTTAGAAATTTTACTGAAATTGAAGGCGGCTTTAATGCTATTGCAAAAACAGATATTCCAAAAACAGATTTCGTTTGCCAAAGTAAAGTTTTAAAATAA